In Nitrospirota bacterium, the genomic stretch TGCATCCGGATATCTCGCCTCAATGTGGAATTCCATAATCTCACGTAGTTTAATCAGTTTTTCTTCAGGAATATCTGCTCCTGATTTTTCCGCAAGGAAAGGGAGGGAATGACTATAGGGAGCATGTTTTATTTGTATTTTTAACAATTAATGCCTTCAGTAGTTTCTCTAAGGCTAAGTGTCCCATGAAGAGGGAATATGGATATTTTTTGCTTTTAAACATTGCCGTAGCAACACTTAAATCGTATTTGGCACTACTGTGCCAGTAAGATATTGTTTTAGTTGTATCAAATTCTTCCATACCGTCATGGTAAATCTATCATATAATTCATCCCCTTGCAAAAACCCTGTTTAAATATCTGAGTGTATGCCTGATTATATCCATTTGTTAGGAAAGGATAAAGGGGACGGTTCTATTTATTTTATTAAAATTCAGAAATTAATAAGGCTAAAAGATGGAAAATAGAGCAGAAGAAATAAATAAAACCGTCCCCTTTATCCCCATTGAAAAAGAGCGTGCCTGTCAAGTCTTGTTATTCCTGTGTCTTTTTGACAATAGCTCCCATGTGAATTGT encodes the following:
- a CDS encoding HEPN domain-containing protein; this translates as MLKIQIKHAPYSHSLPFLAEKSGADIPEEKLIKLREIMEFHIEARYPDATMAFYKKCTKEYTSQRFKEIKDIFKWVKAKL
- a CDS encoding HEPN domain-containing protein, with translation MEEFDTTKTISYWHSSAKYDLSVATAMFKSKKYPYSLFMGHLALEKLLKALIVKNTNKTCSL